In one Thermaerobacter sp. PB12/4term genomic region, the following are encoded:
- a CDS encoding glycosyltransferase family 2 protein, giving the protein MPVFNEERYISRCLDSVLANDYPKDRMEILVIDGNSSDRSREIVQEYAMRYSFIRILDNPKRFVASALNIGLMYARGDIIIRMDAHSTYDRRYISQCVRLLQHSEASNVGGVMRAVGEGYWGETIAIAVTTPFGVGNAYYRFSQCERWVDTVFPGAWKKSTLEQLGGFKEDWMVNEDYELNYRLRKAGGKILLSPNIRCWYWVRPTIKAVAQQYFRYGFWRAKTLVAHPGSLRWRQVAPPALVAMLIISGFVAPVIPLMSILFPAAYLATSVIASVAAAYKRGWRYLPGLPLVYVTLHVSWGLGFYAGLCKWGGAELLGSSRYWWRFQR; this is encoded by the coding sequence ATGCCAGTGTTTAATGAGGAGCGGTATATTTCGCGGTGTTTGGACTCAGTCCTGGCGAATGATTACCCAAAGGATAGAATGGAGATCTTGGTCATTGATGGCAACAGTAGTGATCGCTCTCGTGAGATTGTGCAGGAGTATGCAATGCGATATTCTTTCATTCGGATATTGGACAACCCAAAGCGGTTCGTTGCATCGGCGTTAAATATTGGGCTGATGTACGCGCGCGGTGATATTATCATTCGTATGGATGCCCATTCGACATACGACCGCCGCTATATTAGTCAATGCGTGAGGTTGCTCCAGCATAGTGAGGCCTCCAATGTCGGTGGTGTCATGCGTGCCGTTGGTGAAGGCTATTGGGGTGAGACAATTGCGATTGCGGTTACGACTCCGTTTGGTGTTGGAAATGCCTATTACCGGTTTTCACAGTGCGAACGTTGGGTGGATACAGTGTTTCCTGGTGCCTGGAAAAAGAGTACACTTGAACAGTTGGGTGGATTTAAGGAGGACTGGATGGTTAACGAGGACTACGAACTGAATTACCGACTGCGAAAGGCCGGTGGAAAGATCTTACTATCGCCGAATATTCGCTGCTGGTATTGGGTTCGCCCGACAATTAAGGCCGTAGCTCAACAGTACTTTCGTTACGGATTTTGGAGGGCGAAGACATTAGTGGCTCATCCTGGCTCGTTGCGTTGGCGTCAAGTTGCACCACCAGCACTCGTAGCGATGTTAATCATTTCTGGCTTCGTGGCGCCGGTTATACCTCTAATGTCTATTCTATTTCCCGCTGCGTACCTTGCGACTTCTGTAATCGCGTCTGTTGCGGCTGCGTACAAGCGGGGTTGGCGTTACTTGCCTGGGTTACCGTTAGTGTATGTCACACTACATGTGAGTTGGGGTCT